One Paraburkholderia kururiensis DNA window includes the following coding sequences:
- a CDS encoding 4a-hydroxytetrahydrobiopterin dehydratase, whose translation MIHKLTSEERASQFPQLDGWQAMAGRDAIQRKLRFADFNEAFGFMTRVAIKAQEMDHHPEWFNVYNRVEITLSTHEAGGITERDILMAKFIDSIAKGAQPD comes from the coding sequence ATGATCCACAAGCTCACTTCCGAGGAACGCGCCAGTCAGTTCCCGCAGCTCGACGGCTGGCAGGCTATGGCAGGCCGCGACGCCATCCAGCGCAAATTGCGCTTCGCCGATTTCAACGAGGCCTTCGGCTTCATGACGCGCGTCGCCATCAAAGCCCAGGAGATGGACCATCACCCCGAATGGTTCAACGTCTACAACAGGGTGGAGATCACGCTGTCCACGCACGAAGCGGGCGGCATCACGGAGCGCGACATCCTCATGGCCAAATTCATCGATTCGATCGCGAAGGGTGCGCAACCTGATTGA
- a CDS encoding DUF3717 domain-containing protein, protein MSEITINELEAAINFWRSRTPSSGDELTLCKEASALSKPYALLIVQRRNAVSLDALEPLAREAWETYVRLNIWRTN, encoded by the coding sequence ATGTCCGAAATCACGATCAACGAACTGGAAGCCGCGATCAACTTCTGGCGCAGCCGTACGCCTTCTTCCGGCGACGAGCTTACCTTGTGCAAGGAGGCAAGCGCGCTCTCCAAGCCGTATGCGCTGCTGATTGTACAGCGTCGGAACGCCGTATCGCTGGATGCGCTGGAGCCTTTGGCGCGCGAAGCGTGGGAAACTTACGTTCGCCTTAATATCTGGCGCACGAACTGA
- a CDS encoding response regulator transcription factor, with protein MRLLLIEDDRPIARGIQSSLEQAGFTVDMVHDGIFAEQALTQNRHELVILDLGLPGIDGMTLLSRFRQSNRHTPVIVLTARDELNDRVQGLNSGADDYMLKPFEPAELEARIRAVMRRSGPHGDVPRPEVSLGGVRLSGVDRRIFNDDKPLELSPREFAVLEMLLLRHGRVVSKAQLQDHLTHFGGDLGDTAIEVYVHRVRKKLENCRVEIVTVRGFGYLLQEIRQAS; from the coding sequence ATGCGACTCCTTCTCATCGAAGACGACCGCCCTATCGCACGCGGCATCCAAAGTAGCCTCGAACAAGCCGGCTTCACGGTCGACATGGTCCACGATGGCATCTTCGCCGAACAGGCGCTCACACAGAATCGCCACGAACTCGTGATTCTCGATCTGGGCTTGCCCGGCATCGACGGCATGACGCTGCTCTCGCGCTTCCGTCAGAGCAATCGCCACACGCCCGTGATCGTGCTCACGGCGCGCGACGAACTGAACGATCGCGTTCAAGGCCTGAATTCAGGCGCCGACGACTACATGCTCAAGCCCTTCGAGCCCGCCGAACTCGAAGCGCGCATTCGCGCCGTCATGCGCCGCAGCGGTCCGCACGGCGACGTGCCGCGCCCCGAAGTGTCGCTGGGCGGCGTGCGCCTGTCGGGCGTGGACCGCCGCATCTTCAACGACGACAAGCCGCTCGAACTTTCGCCGCGCGAATTCGCCGTGCTCGAAATGCTGTTGCTGCGCCACGGCCGCGTGGTCAGCAAGGCCCAGTTGCAGGATCACCTCACGCATTTCGGCGGCGACCTCGGCGACACCGCGATCGAGGTCTACGTGCACCGCGTGCGCAAGAAGCTCGAAAACTGCCGCGTCGAAATCGTGACGGTGCGCGGCTTCGGCTATCTCCTCCAGGAGATTCGCCAGGCTTCGTAA
- a CDS encoding sensor histidine kinase encodes MPHPAANSLRRTLLRRLAAPLSLLALMSGLIAYWLAWQYTQHVVDRSLADLATAISRQIQIAGRDAPITVPPLAQAMFSDPVEHLVYRISDGTREIAGDPSLPLRGTNITRMHFAYVFETQHNGIGVRVAQVRVEQPHGNPIVVEVGQPVRHRFRIAAEFLVAIMMPLLLLLFAGWAIVWRVVNQQLNPLTDLADSLNRQTHTSLEPVDETYVPLEIRPLTGALNALLGRLKTALDAQRKFIADAAHQLRTPLTAVKLHAEQAVVSRDPQQVQAAVRELRAAADRAVRLSNQLLSLARAEPGEQAARFVNIDFAALAFETGAEWVPRALAVQVDLGFQRLDDPANDHPLLVRGNPVLLHEVVANLLDNALKYAPPARLDGGRITVTVTQLQTDGVAMAEIAVEDNGPGVPKTQQADLFKRFFRGDGQSESGVDGGAGLGLAIVHDIMKLHRGTVHYEDAPEGGARFVVRVPLAPQSAAADSRRATNDHGADAKKSAHQAPIDM; translated from the coding sequence ATGCCCCACCCGGCCGCGAACAGTCTGAGGCGCACGCTGCTGCGCCGCCTCGCTGCGCCGCTCTCGCTGCTCGCGCTCATGAGCGGACTCATCGCGTACTGGCTTGCGTGGCAATACACGCAGCACGTCGTGGACCGCTCGCTCGCCGATCTCGCGACCGCCATTTCCAGACAGATCCAGATTGCGGGCCGCGACGCCCCCATCACCGTGCCGCCGCTCGCGCAGGCCATGTTCTCGGACCCGGTGGAACATCTGGTGTACCGCATCAGCGACGGCACGAGGGAGATCGCCGGCGATCCCTCGCTACCGTTGCGGGGTACGAACATTACGCGCATGCACTTCGCGTACGTCTTCGAGACGCAGCACAACGGCATTGGCGTGCGCGTGGCGCAGGTGCGGGTGGAACAGCCGCACGGCAATCCGATCGTGGTGGAAGTGGGCCAACCGGTGCGCCATCGTTTTCGCATCGCCGCGGAGTTTCTCGTGGCGATCATGATGCCGCTGCTGCTGTTGCTGTTCGCAGGCTGGGCCATTGTCTGGCGCGTGGTGAACCAGCAGCTCAATCCGCTGACCGATCTGGCTGATTCGCTGAACCGGCAGACCCACACGTCGCTCGAGCCCGTCGACGAAACGTACGTACCCCTTGAGATCCGACCGCTGACGGGCGCGCTCAACGCGCTGCTGGGTCGCCTGAAGACCGCACTCGATGCGCAGCGCAAGTTCATTGCCGACGCCGCGCATCAATTGCGCACGCCGCTCACGGCCGTGAAGCTGCATGCGGAGCAGGCCGTTGTCTCACGCGACCCGCAACAGGTGCAGGCTGCGGTGCGCGAGCTACGCGCAGCGGCGGACCGCGCGGTGCGTCTCTCCAACCAGTTGCTGTCGCTTGCACGTGCCGAACCCGGCGAGCAGGCCGCGCGCTTCGTCAATATCGATTTCGCCGCGCTCGCGTTCGAAACCGGCGCCGAGTGGGTGCCGCGCGCACTCGCCGTGCAGGTGGACCTCGGTTTCCAGCGACTCGACGACCCGGCGAACGATCATCCGCTACTCGTACGCGGCAACCCTGTGCTGTTGCACGAGGTGGTGGCGAACCTGCTCGACAACGCGTTGAAGTACGCACCGCCCGCGCGTCTGGACGGCGGACGCATCACCGTGACGGTGACGCAGCTGCAGACCGACGGCGTGGCGATGGCCGAGATCGCTGTGGAGGACAATGGACCGGGCGTACCGAAGACCCAGCAGGCCGACCTGTTCAAGCGCTTCTTCCGCGGCGACGGTCAGAGCGAGTCCGGCGTGGATGGCGGCGCGGGCCTGGGCCTCGCCATCGTGCACGACATCATGAAGTTGCACCGGGGCACGGTGCACTACGAAGACGCGCCGGAAGGCGGCGCACGCTTCGTCGTTCGCGTACCGCTGGCGCCGCAGTCGGCTGCCGCGGACAGCAGGCGCGCCACGAACGACCATGGCGCGGACGCAAAAAAATCGGCGCACCAGGCGCCGATCGACATGTAA
- a CDS encoding SET domain-containing protein, producing MSSRRFAVRQSGVHGKGVFALEPIAAGERLIEYKGERISWKEALRRHPHNPAEPNHTFYFALESGDVIDGKVNGNSARWINHSCAPNCEAEEIDGHVYIEALRDIAAGEELFYDYGLVIDARQTKKLQREYECRCGARKCRGTMLAPPEKTKKGGKGEGKSAKKKKK from the coding sequence ATGAGTTCACGCAGGTTCGCCGTGCGCCAGTCGGGTGTGCACGGCAAAGGGGTGTTCGCCCTCGAACCGATTGCAGCCGGCGAGCGCCTGATCGAATACAAGGGCGAACGGATCTCGTGGAAGGAAGCCTTGCGGCGCCATCCGCACAATCCGGCGGAACCGAATCACACGTTCTATTTCGCGCTGGAAAGCGGCGACGTGATCGACGGCAAGGTGAACGGCAACAGCGCGCGCTGGATCAATCATTCGTGCGCGCCGAACTGCGAGGCCGAAGAGATCGACGGGCACGTCTACATCGAAGCGCTGCGCGACATCGCCGCGGGCGAAGAGCTGTTCTATGACTACGGCCTCGTCATCGACGCGCGTCAGACGAAGAAGCTTCAGCGCGAGTACGAATGCCGATGCGGCGCCCGCAAGTGCCGCGGCACGATGCTCGCGCCGCCCGAAAAGACGAAGAAGGGCGGCAAGGGCGAGGGCAAGTCTGCGAAGAAGAAAAAGAAGTAA
- a CDS encoding NADH:flavin oxidoreductase/NADH oxidase, with protein MSALFTPITLRGVTLPNRIVVSPMCQYSAERGEATAWHMIHLGQLALSGAGMLCIEATAVEPDGRITPADLGLWDDVTEAALKPVLAAIRKHSPIRVAMQLSHAGRKASSHVPWEGGQLIPVAEGGWQPHAPSPVPHKESEAPPLALDAAGLARVREAFAASTRRAARLGIDAIEVHAAHGYLLHQFLSPLANQRTDEYGGSRENRMRFPLEIFDIVRAQFPADRPVGVRVSATDWVEGGWTLEDTIAFAHELKRRGADWIDVSSGGVSPLQKIPLEPGYQVPFAREVKKVTGMTTIAVGLITDAQHADRLVEEGDADLVAMARAMLYDPRWPWHAAAQLGATVQAPPQYWRSQPREQKALFGDISFGQR; from the coding sequence ATGAGCGCGCTGTTCACTCCCATCACGCTGCGTGGCGTGACGCTTCCGAATCGCATCGTCGTTTCGCCGATGTGCCAATACTCCGCGGAACGTGGCGAAGCGACCGCATGGCACATGATTCATCTCGGGCAACTGGCGCTCTCCGGTGCCGGCATGCTGTGCATCGAAGCGACTGCGGTCGAACCGGACGGACGCATTACGCCCGCCGATCTGGGCTTGTGGGACGACGTCACCGAAGCAGCACTGAAGCCCGTGCTCGCAGCCATCCGCAAGCATTCGCCCATTCGCGTCGCGATGCAGCTTTCGCACGCGGGGCGCAAGGCCTCGAGCCATGTGCCGTGGGAAGGCGGTCAGTTGATTCCGGTGGCTGAAGGCGGCTGGCAGCCGCACGCGCCGTCGCCGGTTCCGCACAAGGAAAGCGAAGCGCCGCCGCTTGCACTCGATGCCGCGGGTCTCGCGCGCGTGCGCGAGGCGTTCGCGGCATCCACGCGGCGTGCGGCACGGCTCGGCATCGACGCCATCGAAGTGCACGCGGCGCACGGCTATCTGCTGCACCAGTTCCTCTCGCCGCTCGCCAATCAGCGTACCGACGAATACGGCGGCTCGCGCGAGAACCGCATGCGTTTCCCGCTCGAAATCTTCGACATCGTGCGCGCGCAGTTTCCGGCCGACAGGCCGGTCGGCGTGCGCGTGTCCGCCACCGATTGGGTGGAAGGCGGCTGGACGCTCGAAGACACCATCGCCTTTGCCCACGAGTTGAAGCGCCGCGGCGCGGACTGGATCGACGTATCGTCGGGCGGCGTCTCGCCGTTGCAGAAGATCCCGCTCGAACCGGGCTACCAGGTGCCGTTTGCGCGCGAAGTCAAGAAAGTGACGGGCATGACCACCATTGCCGTCGGGCTGATTACCGATGCGCAGCACGCCGATCGCCTCGTCGAAGAAGGCGATGCGGATCTCGTCGCCATGGCGCGCGCCATGCTCTACGATCCGCGCTGGCCCTGGCACGCGGCGGCACAACTGGGCGCCACCGTGCAGGCGCCGCCGCAATACTGGCGCTCGCAGCCGCGCGAGCAAAAGGCGTTGTTCGGCGATATTTCGTTCGGCCAACGTTAG
- a CDS encoding glutamine amidotransferase, whose translation MNREVLAVRHVYFEDLGSLELVLGDRGRLVRYLDVGFARIEAPNPVTSSLMVILGGPINACDDAHYPTLAPLAAMIEKRIAAGLPTLGICLGAQLIARVLGARVYPASHTELGWTPLTLTDAGRASPLRHLDGAHTSMLHWHGDTFDLPQGATRLASTPACENQAFVWGDHVLGLQCHPEIRTDRFEPWLVGYAGELATHGIDVNPLRADTARFGPRLEEAARQMFGEWLDEVDATMSAKAKS comes from the coding sequence ATGAATCGCGAAGTGTTGGCTGTTCGCCATGTGTACTTCGAGGATCTGGGCAGTCTCGAACTCGTGCTCGGGGACCGCGGGCGTCTCGTGCGCTATCTCGACGTGGGGTTTGCGCGCATCGAGGCGCCGAATCCCGTCACGTCGTCGCTGATGGTGATACTGGGCGGCCCCATCAACGCCTGCGACGATGCGCATTACCCCACGCTCGCGCCGCTCGCCGCGATGATCGAAAAGCGCATTGCGGCCGGGCTACCCACGCTCGGCATCTGTCTGGGCGCGCAGTTGATCGCGCGCGTGCTCGGCGCGCGCGTCTATCCGGCAAGCCACACCGAACTCGGTTGGACGCCGCTCACGCTCACCGACGCGGGCCGCGCCTCACCGCTTCGTCATCTCGACGGCGCCCATACCTCGATGCTTCACTGGCACGGCGACACGTTCGATCTGCCGCAAGGCGCCACGCGGCTTGCGTCGACGCCGGCCTGTGAGAATCAGGCATTTGTGTGGGGCGACCACGTGCTGGGCCTCCAATGCCATCCCGAAATTCGCACGGACCGGTTCGAGCCCTGGCTCGTCGGCTATGCCGGCGAACTCGCGACACATGGCATCGACGTCAACCCGTTGCGTGCCGATACGGCGCGCTTCGGTCCGCGCCTCGAAGAAGCCGCGCGCCAGATGTTCGGCGAGTGGCTCGATGAGGTGGACGCCACGATGAGCGCCAAAGCGAAGAGTTGA